Within Romboutsia sp. CE17, the genomic segment GCTAATGGAGGTGTTATTATGAATACTTTTTTAGAGATTGCTATAACTTGGGGTGTAGGTTTGACTATTATAGTACTAATTTTGTTAAATATAGGTTTATTTAGATAATTCAGTTGATAATGGTATTTATTCATATTCTTTAATTTCGTCTTATAATATCTCGTATTTTATAGTTTTTGATAGCTAAATAAATATTGATTTATTTCTATTTAATTTTAATTTCAAACTTACTATTTTATTTTTAACTTTTATTTGACAGATTAAATATACCTTCTTATATAATATAGGTTGAATATAATTTTCAAGGAGGTATTATTTTGGATTTACTTAATATATATAGCAAAGACTTTCCAATATTTATAGAAGAATTAATAAATACTTCTGAATTTAAAAGATTAAGTAATATAGGTATGAATTGTGGATGTGAATATACTAGTTTCCCTATATTTTCTAAAGGCAAAAATTATACTAGGTATACTCATAGTATAGGTGTGGCACTTATTGTTTGGCATTTTACAAAAGATATAAAACAATCAATAGCAGGACTACTACATGATATAAGTTCTCCTGTTTTTGCTCATGTAATTGACTTTTTAAATGGAGATCATGAAAATCAAGAGTCTACAGAAGAAAGAACTGAGTATATTATAGAAAACTCCAAAGAGATACAAAGTATCCTAAAAAAATATAACTTAACAACTAAAGATGTTTGCGATTATCATATGTATCCCATTGCTGATAATAACTCTCCTCTACTTTCTGCTGATAGATTAGAATATACTTTAGGTAATGCATTTTATTATGGTTTTAAAACTATTAACGAAATTAAAAATATGTATGAAGACTTAACCATATGCAAAAATGAATTTGAAGAAGATGAAATTTCATTTACTACTTTAGATAAAGCTTTAGAATTTACTTCTGTATCTATGCTAAATTCTAAAGTATATTCTTCAAATGAAGACAGATTTTCTATGCAATATTTAGCTGATTTATTAAAATTAGCTATAGATAAAAGTATTATAAGTATAGATGATTTATACACTACTGAAGATGAAGTTATAACAAAATTAGAAGGGTATAAAGAGTCAAAAAGTATGCTTGATAGCTTTAGATGTTTTTCTCAAGTTTTAACTAGTAAAACAAAGCCTGATGATGGATATTGGGTTAATATACCTGCCAAGAGGAGATATATTAATCCTCAAGTAGTTTCTATGGGAAGAGTTTCAAGTTTATCAAAGGAATTGTCAAAAGATATAGATGATTTCTTAAAGGTAGATTTTAATATTTGGTTGAGCGGAAAATAAATATAATAAAAAAATGGCACCTTCTATCTAAATAAAAGGTGCCATTTTTTATTATACTATTTATTAAATATGATTCTATAATACTGTAAATTAATACTATAATGAATCATATATCAATGTATATCTGTGTTAAACATGATAAATATTTAGTAATTCCTTTGAGATTTCCTCAAACTTTTCATCAGATATTCCTAGTTTTTTCTTAAATATTTCATCCTCCATTCTTGTAACAACTACCTTATCAGGAGATATTTCCTTTATAACATCTTTTATCTTCTTAATTGACTTATCATCATCGTTATATCCCTTAATAATAGTGATTTCAAATATAAATTTTCCTTTAAATTGCTTATTAAACTTAGCCATATTGGAAATATATTGTTCTAATGTATATCCTTCAATTGGTCTTTGAACTTTTTGAAAATGCTCTTCTGATATTACTTTTATTTCGCCAACAACTTCATCACACTTACTCGCAATTTTTATATATTCATCTTTTGATAATAAATATCCATTAGAAAGTAGTCTTACATATAAGCCTTTTGATTTTATAAAATCTATAATATCTTCAATTTTATCATTTACTAAAGCTTCTCCCTTTGAATTAATAAATATTAACTCCGGCTTTATATGTTCTATCATTGCCTCTAATTCCATTAATGAAATATCTATTTCATCAAATGATCTTTGAGTATCTATTTTATTTTTCGACCTTCCTAAAGGACAAAATATACAATCAAAATTACAGTACTTATCTGGAAGGATATTAACTTCTAATACTCTTTTTCCATCTTCAATATAAACATCTTTATAACTAAATTTACTCATAAATTTTCCTCCCTAAAATAACTTTATCTCCACTTATTTATGGATGATATCAAGAATAGAAATTCTACATATTCTACCTAAATTCACTTGTAATAAATTAGATAAATCTTTTTCATCAATTAATTCTATACATAAAAAAGATAACTTAGTTATTCTCATTAAAATAAAAAAGCCTGGAAGATATTTAGTAATATCTCCCAGGCTTTTTTCCTTCCGTGTACACAATTAACTGTGCGTTTTCTCTCGGACCTGCAAGTTAAAAACTTCGGAACCCTAGAAAACTTAAATATATAATTATACTATGATTAGTATTATCACACTAAAAACAACACATTCACTATATGTGATTTATATCCGATAAATATACTCTAATATTACTATATAAGTTTGTTTTTGTAAATTATTTTTAATATATTATTTTATAATGTTATCAAATACAAACACTAATTC encodes:
- a CDS encoding radical SAM protein: MSKFSYKDVYIEDGKRVLEVNILPDKYCNFDCIFCPLGRSKNKIDTQRSFDEIDISLMELEAMIEHIKPELIFINSKGEALVNDKIEDIIDFIKSKGLYVRLLSNGYLLSKDEYIKIASKCDEVVGEIKVISEEHFQKVQRPIEGYTLEQYISNMAKFNKQFKGKFIFEITIIKGYNDDDKSIKKIKDVIKEISPDKVVVTRMEDEIFKKKLGISDEKFEEISKELLNIYHV
- a CDS encoding HD domain-containing protein; protein product: MDLLNIYSKDFPIFIEELINTSEFKRLSNIGMNCGCEYTSFPIFSKGKNYTRYTHSIGVALIVWHFTKDIKQSIAGLLHDISSPVFAHVIDFLNGDHENQESTEERTEYIIENSKEIQSILKKYNLTTKDVCDYHMYPIADNNSPLLSADRLEYTLGNAFYYGFKTINEIKNMYEDLTICKNEFEEDEISFTTLDKALEFTSVSMLNSKVYSSNEDRFSMQYLADLLKLAIDKSIISIDDLYTTEDEVITKLEGYKESKSMLDSFRCFSQVLTSKTKPDDGYWVNIPAKRRYINPQVVSMGRVSSLSKELSKDIDDFLKVDFNIWLSGK